In the genome of Molothrus aeneus isolate 106 chromosome 5, BPBGC_Maene_1.0, whole genome shotgun sequence, one region contains:
- the SUV39H2 gene encoding histone-lysine N-methyltransferase SUV39H2, producing the protein MEGWRGAWYVPCLASHETLQELCRKENLTCKSIGITNRSLKSYEVEYLCDYKVEEGKAYYLVKWKGWPESSNTWEPRKHLNCPLLIQNFLRDKNEYLSRGRGGKAMKLRNHVKTLKPAIADYVVKKAKQRIALQRWKEELNRKKNHKAMILVENTVDLEGPPLDFYYINEYKPAPGINVLNGITSGCECADCPAEKCCPKEAGFILAYNKRKKLKIQPGLPIYECNSYCRCGPDCPNRIVQKGTPYSLCIFRTNNGRGWGVKTLQKIKTNSFVMEYVGEVITSEEAERRGQFYDNQGNTYLFDLDYDSDEFTVDAARYGNVSHFVNHSCDPNLQVFNVFIDNLDLRLPRIALFSTRTIKAGEELTFDYQMKGSIDLTSDSAEGLSPSKKSIRTVCKCGAMCCRGYLN; encoded by the exons ATGGAGGGCTGGCGGGGAG CCTGGTATGTGCCATGCCTAGCTTCACATGAGACCCTCCAAGAATTATGTAGGAAGGAAAATCTCACATGTAAATCCATTGGAATCACCAACAGGAGTCTAAAGAGTTATGAGGTGGAATATTTGTGTGACTACAAGGTAGAAGAG GGCAAAGCATACTATCTTGTGAAGTGGAAAGGATGGCCAGAATCTTCAAATACTTGGGAACCTCGGAAACATCTGAACTGCCCTCTGCTTATTCAGAACTTTCTTAGAGACAAGAATGAATACTTGTCTCGGGGGAGAGGAGGCAAAGCAATGAAACTGAGAAACCACGTTAAAACTCTGAAACCTGCAATTGCAGATTATGTTGTAAAGAAGGCTAAACAAAGAATAGCTCTGCAGAGGTGGAAAGAAGAACTcaacaggaaaaagaatcaCAAAGCAATGATTCTGGTAGAAAACACTGTGGATCTTGAAGGCCCTCCTTTAGACTTCTACTACATCAATGAGTATAAACCTGCTCCAGGAATAAATGTGCTCAATGGAATAACAAGTGGCTGTGAATGTGCTGACTGCCCTGCTGAGAAGTGCTGTCCAAAGGAGGCTGGGTTTATTTTGGCTTACAATAAACGTAAGAAATTGAAAATCCAGCCTGGCTTGCCCATCTATGAGTGCAATTCATATTGTAGGTGTGGGCCTGACTGCCCCAATAGGATTGTGCAGAAAGGGACCCCATATTCCCTCTGCATCTTCAGAACCAACAACGGCCGTGGCTGGGGAGTAAAAACCCtccagaaaattaaaaccaacaGTTTTGTGATGGAGTATGTTGGAGAG gtgatTACAAGTGAGGAAGCAGAGAGGCGAGGCCAGTTCTATGACAACCAGGGAAATACTTACTTGTTTGACTTGGACTATGACTCAGATGAATTTACAGTAGATGCAGCTCGATATGGAAATGTATCCCACTTTGTGAACCACAGT TGTGATCCAAATCTTCAAGTCTTCAATGTGTTTATTGATAACCTCGACTTGCGTCTTCCTCGAATAGCGCTGTTCTCTACCCGGACCATCAAGGCTGGAGAAGAGCTAACCTTTGACTATCAGATGAAAG GTTCAATAGATCTGACTTCAGACTCTGCTGAAGGTCTTAGCCCATCCAAAAAGAGCATCAGAACTGTCTGTAAATGTGGAGCCATGTGTTGCAGAGGTTATCTCAACTGA
- the HSPA14 gene encoding heat shock 70 kDa protein 14, protein MAAIGVHLGATCACAAVYKDGRADVVANDAGDRVTPAVVAFSESEEVVGLAAKQSRIRNISNTVVKVKQILGRSSGDPQAKKYIAESRCSMIEKNGKLQYEIDNKLINPEDVAKLIFSKMKETAQSALGSDVNDVVVTVPFDFGENQKNALGEAAAAAGFNVMRLIHEPSAALLAYGIGQDSPTGKSNVLVYKLGGTSLSITVIEVNSGIYRVLATNTDDGIGGVCFTEALAQHLASEFQRSCKHDIRGNPRAMMKLMNSADIAKHSLSTLGSANCFVDSLYDGLDFDCNVSRARFELICSSLFSKCVEAIKKLLQQVGFTADDINKVVLCGGSARIPKLQQLIKDIFPTVELLNSIPPDEVIPIGAAIEAGILLGKENTLLEEDALIECSAKDILLKGVDESGADKFTVLFPSGTPLPARRQHTLHAPGNISSVCLELYESLGKSPMNEEEKFAQIVLQDLDKKENGLHDILTVLTMKRDGSLHVTCTDQDTGKCEIITVEVAS, encoded by the exons ATGGCGGCCATCGGGGTTCACCTGGGAGCCACCTGTGCGTGTGCCGCCGTGTACAAG gATGGTCGCGCCGACGTGGTCGCCAACGACGCCGGGGACAGGGTCACCCCCGCGGTCGTGGCGTTCTCGGAGAGCgaggag GTTGTTGGCTTAGCTGCGAAGCAAAGCAGgataagaaatatttcaaacactGTCGTGAAAGTGAAGCAGATCCTTGGGCGAAG CTCTGGTGACCCTCAGGCAAAGAAATATATTGCAGAAAGCAGATGCTCT ATGATTGAGAAGAATGGGAAACTTCAGTATGAAATAGATAACAAACTTATTAACCCAGAAGATGTGGCAAAACtaattttcagtaaaatgaAAG AGACTGCCCAGTCTGCATTGGGTTCAGATGTGAATGATGTTGTTGTAACTGTACCATTTGATTTTggagagaatcagaaaaatGCCCTTGG ggaagcagctgcagctgctgggttcAATGTTATGAGATTAATTCATGAACCATCTGCAGCTCTCCTTGCTTATGGAATTGGCCAAGACTCACCTACTGGGAAAAG CAACGTGCTGGTTTATAAACTGGGTGGAACATCACTTTCTATCACAGTTATAGAAGTAAACAGTGGAATATATCGTGTACTTGCTACAAACACAGATGATGGCATTGGTGGGGTTTGCTTCACAGAAGCTCTAGCACAACACTTAGCTTCTGAATTTCAGAG atctTGTAAACATGATATTAGAGGAAATCCCAGAGCCATGATGAAGTTAATGAACAGTGCTGATATTGCAAAACACTCTTTATCCACCCTGGGAAGTGCAAACTGTTTTGTGGATTCATTGTATGATGGATTGGATTTTGATTGCAATGTGTCCAG ggCCAGATTTGAACTTATCTGTTCTTCACTTTTTAGTAAATGTGTAGAAGCAATTAAAAAGCTCTTGCAGCAAGTTGGATTTACAGCAGATGACATTAATAAG GTAGTTCTTTGTGGTGGGTCTGCTCGAATCCCAAAGCTACAGCAGCTGATCAAAGATATTTTCCCAACTGTGGAATTACTGAATTCAATTCCTCCCGATGAAGTTATTCCCATTGGTGCAGCCATAGAGGCAGGAATTCTGCTAGGAAAAGAGAATACCTTGTTAGAAGAAGATGCACTCATTGAGTGTTCTGCCAAAGATATTCTTCTTAAG gGAGTAGACGAGTCAGGGGCTGACAAATTCACAGTGCTGTTTCCATCAGGGACACCACTGCCAGCTCGAAGGCAGCACACCCTGCATGCTCctggaaacatttcctctgtgtGCCTTGAGCTCTACGAGTCATTGGGGAAGAGTCCCATGaatgaagaagagaaatttgccCAG attgtACTCCAGGATTTAGATAAAAAGGAGAATGGCCTACATGATATATTAACTGTTCTCACAATGAAAAG GGATGGGTCCTTGCACGTCACCTGCACAGATCAAGATACTGGAAAGTGTGAAATCATCACTGTTGAAGTGGCATCATAG